One stretch of Timaviella obliquedivisa GSE-PSE-MK23-08B DNA includes these proteins:
- a CDS encoding c-type cytochrome: MKKSLSTIFLALAITTFIFSRPVMAVDVADGAKIFGANCAACHMGGGNMVNPAKTLKKDVLDKYEMASLVAITTQVTNGKNAMPSFKGKLTPEQIENVSSYVLEQSEKGW, translated from the coding sequence ATGAAAAAATCACTCTCGACTATTTTTCTAGCCTTAGCGATCACCACTTTTATCTTCAGCCGTCCGGTCATGGCGGTGGACGTAGCGGATGGAGCCAAGATTTTTGGCGCAAACTGTGCGGCTTGCCACATGGGCGGAGGTAACATGGTTAACCCCGCTAAAACTCTTAAGAAAGATGTGTTAGACAAATACGAAATGGCATCTCTGGTGGCAATTACTACTCAGGTAACTAATGGCAAAAATGCAATGCCTTCCTTTAAGGGAAAACTGACTCCTGAACAAATTGAGAACGTGTCTTCTTATGTGCTGGAACAGTCTGAGAAAGGCTGGTAA
- a CDS encoding tetratricopeptide repeat protein, giving the protein MLLQKLLIVLLAIALWITPLLAFADEAPLIPETAKEVFRAGVLAFQKEDYAAAIKQFNQAIQLDVKYAAAYSDRCLSYLQLENYAAAALDCTQALALNPNNVETYLNRGLAHYKSGEFAEAIADYTQVLQLKPSDYRAYYNRGLAEVELAAYRDSIVDYGQALRQASPLDRLTLAEIYNDRGLAQLLLNEQQGAIADFTQALQFNDANTRAYYNRGCAYHQKGNRIAALDDFNQVLQRDPGDVKTYVSRGLLHQEMGEMGEALADLQQAAKSLSQQGAMTDYQQVLKIIKNMLPGTIAFG; this is encoded by the coding sequence ATGCTGTTGCAGAAACTGCTCATTGTTCTTTTGGCGATCGCACTGTGGATCACGCCTCTGCTCGCCTTTGCAGATGAAGCGCCCCTCATTCCAGAAACCGCTAAAGAGGTCTTCCGTGCCGGAGTTTTAGCCTTTCAGAAAGAAGATTATGCTGCCGCAATAAAGCAATTTAATCAAGCCATTCAATTAGATGTCAAATATGCAGCAGCCTACAGCGATCGCTGCCTTTCTTACCTCCAATTAGAAAATTACGCAGCCGCCGCTCTCGACTGCACCCAAGCTTTAGCACTCAATCCTAACAACGTCGAAACTTACTTAAATCGGGGCTTAGCGCACTACAAATCTGGCGAATTTGCTGAAGCGATCGCCGACTATACCCAAGTTCTACAACTTAAGCCCAGTGATTATCGCGCCTACTACAATCGAGGTCTAGCCGAGGTCGAGCTAGCGGCATACCGAGACTCAATTGTGGATTACGGACAGGCGCTTCGTCAGGCTTCACCTTTAGATCGGCTGACCTTGGCAGAAATCTACAATGATCGAGGGTTGGCGCAGTTGCTGTTAAACGAGCAGCAAGGGGCGATCGCCGATTTTACACAAGCCCTTCAATTCAACGATGCCAATACCCGCGCCTACTACAATCGGGGCTGTGCCTATCATCAAAAGGGCAACCGCATTGCTGCACTGGATGATTTCAACCAAGTCTTACAGCGCGATCCTGGCGATGTCAAAACGTATGTCAGCCGGGGCTTATTGCACCAAGAAATGGGGGAAATGGGAGAAGCGCTCGCCGATCTACAACAGGCGGCTAAGTCTTTGAGCCAGCAGGGAGCGATGACGGATTATCAGCAGGTTTTGAAGATAATTAAGAATATGTTGCCTGGAACGATAGCTTTTGGATAG
- a CDS encoding copper resistance protein, giving the protein MESSKKQKKLSVGIGARGVVAIGVSAHGVVAISVSSHGIVAFGVVAMGVFSFGFVSMGLLSAGLVSMGIVAFGQQTMSLTQTQSASSQPAHHHMPGMKMP; this is encoded by the coding sequence ATGGAATCTTCAAAGAAACAGAAAAAATTGTCTGTTGGAATCGGTGCTCGTGGAGTGGTAGCAATCGGTGTTTCAGCACATGGGGTAGTGGCAATCAGTGTTTCATCTCACGGTATTGTTGCCTTTGGCGTTGTGGCAATGGGCGTTTTTTCGTTTGGTTTCGTATCAATGGGGTTGCTGAGTGCAGGCTTGGTTTCAATGGGAATTGTTGCCTTTGGTCAACAGACTATGAGCTTGACTCAGACCCAATCAGCTTCTTCTCAACCCGCGCATCATCATATGCCTGGAATGAAAATGCCCTGA
- a CDS encoding PepSY domain-containing protein gives MSGSAMASNATSTPASPSNRFYRTIWRWHFYAGLLVIPFMLILATTGIIYLFKPQLDAAMYHNLMFVQPSTTAIPFTQQIQSAQRAFSGATVSQVMPNVAPDRSSEVLLTTADQQNLRVFVNPHNGQTLGALDEKNNLQAIVRKIHGELLIGDTGSYLVELAVCWTLVLLISGLYLWIPRNRFSVMGTLLPRLWSQNKRVFWRDLHAVPGFYGILLIGFLILTGLPWTAFWGNTFSKVMGTFPAQMWDDVPKSTVLTGSLNQNSQVVPWAAEQIPMLQSTVPGHSNHLGQTGAIVPANGIVENTLVNLNSMIALAQSKGAPPGFSMTLPDGETGVYTVSAFPNDPTQEVTMHIDQYSGKVLADVRWKDYGLVSKAVEMGTAIHMGKMFGWVNQFVMLIAALIAILLSITGSVMWWQRRPKEAGLLGAPAMPPYVQSWRVPLAIVAVLGLAFPLVGLSLVIVLVLDYFVLSRIPALKRIFD, from the coding sequence ATGAGTGGATCTGCAATGGCTTCAAATGCCACATCAACTCCTGCCTCTCCGAGTAATCGGTTCTACCGCACCATCTGGCGCTGGCATTTCTATGCTGGTTTGCTCGTCATCCCTTTTATGCTAATTCTGGCAACCACAGGCATCATTTATCTCTTCAAGCCTCAGCTCGACGCTGCTATGTATCACAACCTGATGTTTGTGCAGCCAAGCACTACAGCCATTCCATTCACACAGCAGATACAGAGCGCACAGAGGGCTTTTTCAGGTGCAACAGTGAGTCAGGTCATGCCTAATGTTGCGCCTGACCGCAGCAGCGAAGTACTGTTAACCACAGCCGACCAACAGAATCTGAGAGTGTTTGTTAACCCCCATAACGGGCAGACCTTGGGCGCTCTTGATGAGAAGAACAACCTGCAAGCGATCGTTCGCAAGATCCATGGGGAGCTGTTGATTGGTGATACAGGCAGTTATTTAGTCGAACTAGCCGTCTGCTGGACGCTGGTTCTGTTAATTTCTGGGCTGTATCTCTGGATTCCCCGCAACCGATTCTCAGTGATGGGCACCCTGCTTCCCAGGCTGTGGAGTCAAAATAAGCGCGTTTTCTGGCGGGACTTACACGCCGTTCCTGGCTTTTACGGCATTCTTCTGATTGGGTTTCTAATTCTTACAGGATTACCCTGGACCGCATTTTGGGGGAATACGTTCTCTAAAGTGATGGGCACCTTTCCTGCCCAAATGTGGGACGACGTTCCCAAATCAACGGTATTGACGGGTTCTCTCAACCAGAACAGCCAGGTCGTTCCCTGGGCAGCAGAACAAATTCCTATGCTCCAATCCACCGTTCCTGGACACAGTAACCACTTAGGGCAGACGGGGGCGATCGTTCCCGCGAATGGAATAGTTGAGAATACTCTGGTTAACCTCAACTCTATGATCGCGCTGGCTCAATCAAAAGGGGCTCCTCCTGGCTTCAGCATGACTTTGCCGGACGGCGAAACTGGCGTCTATACGGTTTCCGCATTCCCCAACGATCCGACACAGGAAGTGACAATGCACATTGACCAGTACAGCGGCAAAGTGCTGGCAGATGTGCGCTGGAAAGATTATGGGTTGGTTTCCAAAGCAGTCGAGATGGGAACTGCAATTCACATGGGGAAAATGTTTGGATGGGTGAATCAGTTCGTCATGCTAATCGCGGCATTAATTGCGATCTTGCTCTCGATCACGGGATCTGTAATGTGGTGGCAGCGCCGTCCGAAAGAAGCAGGATTGCTGGGTGCGCCAGCCATGCCGCCCTATGTACAAAGCTGGCGAGTGCCGTTAGCTATCGTTGCGGTTCTGGGACTGGCATTCCCTCTGGTCGGTCTGTCGCTGGTCATTGTGCTAGTGCTGGACTACTTTGTGTTGTCTCGTATCCCTGCACTGAAGCGAATTTTTGATTGA
- a CDS encoding IS6 family transposase, translating to MGETYIEVKGAWKYLYRAVDSMGNTLDFMLSTKRDGKAAACFFRKVLKAKHTQKLRVITVDKNAAYPVAVEALKADETLAAETELRQSKHMNNIIEQDHRNIKRLTKPMMGFGSFNTARQTLRGIEALSMIRKGQVKGISKGDNVSQAKFIEELFGISA from the coding sequence GTGGGCGAGACTTACATCGAAGTGAAAGGAGCGTGGAAATACCTTTACCGCGCCGTCGATTCAATGGGTAACACGTTGGACTTCATGCTGAGTACTAAGCGAGACGGCAAAGCTGCCGCCTGCTTCTTTCGGAAAGTGCTGAAAGCGAAACACACTCAAAAACTGCGAGTGATCACGGTGGATAAGAATGCTGCCTACCCGGTGGCAGTCGAAGCCCTGAAAGCGGATGAAACGCTGGCAGCAGAGACGGAATTGCGCCAGAGCAAGCATATGAATAACATCATCGAGCAGGATCACCGCAACATCAAGCGACTGACAAAGCCAATGATGGGATTCGGGTCATTCAATACGGCAAGACAAACCTTAAGAGGCATCGAAGCCCTGAGTATGATTCGTAAAGGACAGGTGAAAGGAATCAGCAAAGGGGACAATGTGTCTCAAGCGAAGTTTATCGAAGAACTCTTTGGAATTAGCGCTTAA